In the Sphingomonas sp. LM7 genome, one interval contains:
- a CDS encoding SH3 domain-containing protein has product MDAVRRDLADIRLADRVFAPHYAAPMPRTLAAPAELRSGSAADSDVMAQLAAGDVFEVLEFAGNHAWGVAPGVGLVGYIPAVTLADPQ; this is encoded by the coding sequence GTGGACGCCGTGCGCCGTGACTTGGCCGATATCCGGCTGGCCGACCGGGTGTTTGCTCCCCATTATGCCGCCCCGATGCCGCGCACCCTTGCTGCGCCCGCAGAACTGCGCAGCGGCAGCGCCGCCGATTCTGACGTGATGGCGCAGCTGGCTGCAGGCGATGTCTTCGAAGTGCTGGAATTTGCCGGCAACCATGCCTGGGGCGTTGCCCCCGGTGTCGGGCTGGTCGGCTATATCCCCGCTGTAACGCTGGCCGATCCGCAATGA
- a CDS encoding CTP synthase has protein sequence MARYIFITGGVVSSLGKGLMAASLAALLQARGYRVRIRKFDPYLNVDPGTMSPHQHGEVYVTDDGAETDLDLGHYERFTGVASRQSDNITSGRIYKTIIERERRGDYLGATVQVIPHVTDAIKAFAQDQTDDLDFVLCEIGGTVGDIESLPFIEAIRQLRNDLGRGQTVSIHVTLVPYISAAGELKTKPTQHSVRELAALGVQPDVLVCRSERELPAGERAKIAQFCNVPTSAVIPALDAKSIYAVPMQYHREGLDVEVLRAFGIDAGAPPPLDRWENIMRRLDNPEGEVTIGVVGKYMGVPDAYKSLHEALVHGGIANQVKVNIRWLDAELFERDDEEVAAKLEPMDGILVPGGFGERGSEGKIAGVRFARERGVPFFGICLGMQMACVDAARDQGLDTASTTEFGPTEEPVVGMITEWMTAEGIQKREEGGDLGGTMRLGAYPAKLGGNSVVASIYGSDEISERHRHRYEVNTHYKPLLEQNGLVFSGMSPDGSLPEIVERPDHPWFVGVQFHPELKSKPFDPHPLFASFIEAAVKQSRLV, from the coding sequence ATGGCGCGGTATATATTCATCACCGGCGGCGTGGTCTCCTCGCTTGGCAAGGGTCTGATGGCGGCGAGCCTCGCGGCTTTGCTCCAGGCCCGAGGCTATCGGGTCCGCATCCGCAAGTTCGATCCCTATCTCAACGTCGATCCCGGCACGATGTCGCCGCACCAGCATGGTGAGGTGTACGTCACCGACGACGGGGCAGAAACCGATCTCGATCTGGGCCATTACGAGCGCTTCACCGGAGTCGCGTCGCGCCAGTCTGACAACATCACCTCGGGCCGGATCTACAAGACGATCATCGAGCGCGAGCGCCGCGGCGACTATCTCGGCGCGACGGTGCAGGTGATCCCGCACGTCACCGATGCGATCAAGGCGTTTGCGCAGGACCAGACCGACGACCTCGATTTCGTGCTGTGCGAGATCGGCGGCACCGTCGGCGATATCGAGTCGCTGCCGTTCATCGAAGCGATTCGTCAGCTCCGCAACGATCTCGGCCGTGGCCAGACCGTGAGCATCCACGTCACGCTGGTGCCGTATATTTCCGCCGCCGGCGAGCTGAAGACCAAGCCGACCCAGCACAGCGTGCGCGAGCTTGCGGCATTGGGCGTGCAGCCCGACGTTCTGGTCTGCCGCTCGGAGCGCGAGCTTCCTGCCGGCGAACGTGCCAAGATCGCCCAGTTCTGCAACGTGCCCACCTCCGCGGTCATTCCTGCGCTGGATGCCAAGAGCATCTATGCGGTGCCGATGCAGTATCACCGCGAAGGTCTGGACGTCGAAGTGCTCCGCGCGTTCGGCATCGATGCAGGCGCGCCGCCGCCGCTCGATCGCTGGGAAAACATCATGCGCCGCCTCGACAATCCCGAGGGCGAAGTCACGATCGGCGTGGTCGGCAAATATATGGGCGTTCCCGACGCCTATAAGTCGCTCCACGAAGCGCTGGTGCACGGCGGCATCGCCAACCAGGTCAAGGTCAACATCCGCTGGCTCGACGCCGAATTGTTCGAGCGCGACGACGAGGAAGTCGCCGCCAAGCTCGAGCCGATGGACGGCATCCTCGTCCCCGGCGGGTTCGGCGAGCGGGGCAGCGAAGGCAAGATCGCCGGCGTCCGCTTCGCGCGCGAGCGCGGCGTGCCGTTCTTCGGCATCTGTCTCGGCATGCAGATGGCGTGCGTCGATGCGGCGCGCGACCAGGGGCTGGACACCGCTTCCACGACCGAATTCGGCCCTACCGAGGAGCCGGTGGTCGGCATGATCACCGAATGGATGACCGCGGAAGGCATTCAGAAGCGCGAGGAAGGCGGCGATTTGGGCGGCACGATGCGGCTTGGCGCCTATCCGGCCAAGCTTGGCGGCAATTCGGTAGTCGCGTCGATCTACGGTTCGGATGAGATCAGCGAGCGGCACCGTCACCGCTACGAAGTCAACACGCATTACAAGCCGCTGCTCGAGCAGAACGGGCTGGTGTTCTCGGGCATGTCGCCCGACGGTTCGCTGCCCGAGATCGTCGAGCGGCCGGATCATCCGTGGTTCGTTGGCGTGCAGTTCCATCCCGAGCTCAAGTCCAAGCCGTTCGATCCGCACCCGCTATTTGCGAGCTTTATCGAGGCGGCGGTGAAGCAGAGCCGGCTGGTCTGA
- the eda gene encoding bifunctional 4-hydroxy-2-oxoglutarate aldolase/2-dehydro-3-deoxy-phosphogluconate aldolase produces MRTAPVIPVLVIEDAATARPLAEALVKGGLRVLEVTLRTGAAIEAIAEMKKVEGAIVGAGTVVNTDQFKQVMDADVEFIVSPGLTEKLAQPIIASGVPFLPGIANAGDIMRGLDLGLTHFKFFPAETSGGLKALKALAAPFYQAKFCPTGGVSLATAPDWLAFDPVLCVGGSWITPKGASVEQVETLAREAAGLRG; encoded by the coding sequence ATGCGCACTGCCCCGGTCATCCCGGTGCTGGTGATCGAGGACGCTGCGACTGCGCGTCCGCTCGCCGAGGCGCTGGTCAAGGGCGGGCTGCGCGTGCTCGAAGTGACGCTGCGCACCGGCGCGGCGATCGAGGCGATCGCCGAGATGAAGAAGGTCGAAGGCGCGATCGTCGGCGCCGGCACCGTCGTCAATACCGATCAGTTCAAGCAGGTCATGGACGCCGATGTCGAGTTCATCGTCTCGCCGGGCCTGACCGAGAAGCTCGCCCAGCCGATCATCGCCAGCGGCGTGCCGTTCCTGCCGGGCATCGCCAATGCCGGTGACATCATGCGCGGGCTCGATCTGGGGCTGACGCACTTCAAGTTCTTCCCCGCCGAGACGTCGGGCGGGCTCAAGGCGCTCAAAGCGTTGGCCGCGCCCTTCTATCAGGCGAAGTTCTGCCCCACCGGCGGCGTCAGCCTGGCGACCGCGCCGGACTGGCTGGCGTTCGATCCGGTGCTGTGCGTCGGCGGCAGCTGGATCACGCCCAAGGGCGCAAGCGTCGAGCAAGTCGAGACGCTCGCGCGCGAAGCCGCCGGGTTGCGCGGCTGA
- the secG gene encoding preprotein translocase subunit SecG encodes MFTFLLVVHAIIAALLVAVILMQRSEGGGLTTGGSPSGLMSARGAADFLTRATAILATLFILMSIGLAFVAASRHSTTIDTSLQRAPTAPVTSPTSAPAAPLAIGNSTAPAGAAPATTAPANSSVPLAQ; translated from the coding sequence ATGTTCACCTTTCTGCTCGTCGTCCACGCCATCATCGCGGCACTGCTCGTTGCCGTGATCCTCATGCAGCGTTCGGAGGGCGGCGGACTGACCACGGGTGGCAGCCCCTCGGGCCTGATGTCGGCGCGCGGCGCGGCAGACTTCCTGACGCGTGCAACGGCGATCCTGGCGACTCTGTTCATCCTGATGAGCATCGGGCTCGCCTTCGTCGCGGCGTCGCGCCACTCGACGACGATTGATACGTCGCTCCAGCGGGCACCGACCGCACCGGTCACCTCGCCGACCAGCGCTCCGGCAGCGCCGCTCGCGATCGGCAACTCGACGGCACCCGCGGGCGCCGCACCTGCGACCACTGCGCCGGCCAACAGCTCGGTTCCGCTCGCGCAATAA
- the pgl gene encoding 6-phosphogluconolactonase, whose amino-acid sequence MTTEIEWWDYDDADEMAAAVAGDVQFIIESAIDARGAAVIALAGGKTPLPIYEKLAAAKLDWKRVTIVPGDDRLVPLGDPLSNVTAIGKVFIPRGARVIPLISATVADYKAAGRAADAILQDLHWPLDLCLLGVGGDGHAASIFPGPDFDEALNGPNERRAVGVMPDPLPPEAPVARVTLSKAAIVSARALMIAVTGQAKRDVLEQAIEQGASSNYPVGRILADVELPVDIHWAA is encoded by the coding sequence ATGACGACCGAAATCGAATGGTGGGACTATGACGACGCCGACGAGATGGCCGCGGCCGTCGCGGGCGACGTGCAGTTCATCATCGAAAGCGCGATCGACGCGCGCGGCGCCGCCGTGATCGCGCTGGCGGGCGGCAAGACCCCGCTGCCGATCTACGAGAAACTGGCCGCGGCCAAGCTCGACTGGAAGCGCGTGACAATCGTGCCTGGCGACGATCGCCTCGTTCCGCTGGGCGATCCGCTGTCCAACGTCACTGCGATCGGCAAGGTGTTCATACCCCGGGGCGCCCGCGTGATCCCGCTGATCAGCGCCACCGTCGCCGACTATAAGGCGGCCGGCCGCGCTGCCGACGCGATCCTGCAGGATCTACACTGGCCGCTCGATCTGTGCCTGCTCGGCGTGGGCGGCGACGGGCATGCCGCGTCGATCTTCCCCGGCCCCGATTTCGACGAGGCGTTGAACGGCCCCAACGAGCGCCGCGCGGTCGGCGTGATGCCCGATCCGTTGCCGCCCGAAGCCCCCGTCGCGCGCGTCACGCTGAGCAAGGCGGCGATCGTCTCGGCGCGTGCGCTAATGATTGCGGTCACCGGTCAGGCCAAGCGCGACGTGCTGGAGCAGGCGATCGAACAGGGTGCGTCCTCGAACTACCCGGTGGGCCGCATCCTCGCCGACGTCGAACTGCCGGTGGATATCCACTGGGCGGCCTAA
- the argC gene encoding N-acetyl-gamma-glutamyl-phosphate reductase, translating to MTIRVFIDGAVGTTGLEIRERLDGRDGIEQLILAEADRKDPRKREDALNSADFVILCLPDDAAREAVAMIRADKVRVIDASTAHRVAPDWVYGFAELEPGQMAAIAEATRVSNPGCYPTGFLALVRPLVRAGLVPLDHVFSINAVSGYSGGGKSMIAEFEDQSADSFTATAFRNYGLGLDHKHVPEMQKHARIEYPPIFQPAVVRTYRGMVVEVPLPLHTFTRRPSLEAIENALRDAYKDCPLVRVLPSDVAMVSIEEDAGTDRLSVRVFGNAERGQARLVATLDNLGKGAAGAAVQNLNIMAGLDPTAGLVL from the coding sequence ATGACCATCCGTGTATTCATCGACGGCGCCGTCGGCACCACCGGCCTGGAGATTCGCGAGCGGCTCGACGGCCGCGACGGGATCGAGCAACTGATCCTCGCCGAGGCCGACCGCAAGGACCCGCGCAAGCGCGAGGATGCGCTCAACTCGGCTGATTTCGTCATTCTCTGCCTTCCCGACGATGCCGCACGCGAAGCCGTGGCGATGATTCGCGCGGACAAGGTGCGGGTGATCGACGCCTCGACTGCGCATCGCGTGGCGCCCGATTGGGTTTATGGCTTTGCCGAGCTCGAGCCCGGGCAGATGGCGGCGATCGCCGAAGCGACTCGCGTAAGCAATCCGGGCTGCTACCCGACCGGCTTCCTCGCGCTGGTGCGTCCGCTGGTGCGCGCCGGGCTGGTGCCGCTCGACCATGTCTTCTCGATCAATGCGGTCTCGGGCTATTCGGGCGGCGGCAAATCGATGATCGCCGAGTTTGAGGACCAGAGCGCCGACAGCTTCACTGCCACGGCGTTCCGCAACTATGGTCTCGGCCTCGATCACAAGCATGTGCCCGAGATGCAGAAGCATGCGCGGATCGAATATCCGCCAATCTTCCAGCCGGCCGTCGTGCGCACCTATCGCGGCATGGTGGTCGAAGTGCCGTTGCCGTTGCACACCTTCACCCGCCGCCCGTCGCTCGAAGCCATCGAGAACGCGTTGCGCGACGCCTACAAGGATTGCCCGCTGGTTCGCGTGCTGCCCAGCGACGTCGCCATGGTCTCGATCGAGGAGGATGCCGGCACCGATCGGCTGAGCGTCCGCGTGTTCGGCAATGCCGAGCGCGGCCAGGCGCGGCTGGTGGCGACGCTCGACAATCTCGGCAAGGGTGCGGCGGGCGCGGCGGTGCAGAACCTCAACATCATGGCCGGGCTCGATCCAACCGCAGGGCTGGTTCTCTAG
- the glk gene encoding glucokinase produces the protein MEVVTVDIGGTHARFAVAEVAEGRVVSISEPVTQKVAEHPSLQLAWQAFGETLGRPLPKAAAIAVASPVGGEVIKLTNNPWIIRPALIPERLGAETWTMVNDFAAIGHAVAQLEDSDFLHLCGPHKSLPDRGSITVCGPGTGLGVAQVFRHKGGYDIIATEGGHVDFAPLDPIEDAFVKRLRKEYNRVSTERIVAGPAIVAIYETLAELEKRPVPRLDDKKIWELAFEGRDSLAVAALDRFCLSLGAVAGDLALTHGPTGVVIAGGLGLRLKDHLLQSGFGERFVAKGRFRNLMASIPVKLITHPQPGLYGAAAAFAQEHAL, from the coding sequence ATGGAAGTCGTCACGGTCGATATCGGAGGGACTCACGCCCGCTTCGCGGTTGCCGAAGTGGCCGAGGGTCGCGTGGTCTCGATCAGCGAGCCGGTAACTCAGAAAGTCGCCGAGCATCCCAGCCTCCAGCTCGCCTGGCAGGCATTCGGCGAGACGCTCGGCCGCCCCTTGCCAAAGGCAGCCGCGATCGCCGTCGCCTCGCCCGTGGGCGGCGAGGTGATCAAGCTCACCAACAATCCTTGGATCATCCGCCCTGCCCTGATCCCCGAGCGGCTGGGCGCCGAGACCTGGACGATGGTTAATGATTTCGCGGCGATCGGCCACGCCGTCGCGCAACTGGAAGACAGCGACTTCCTGCATCTGTGCGGTCCCCACAAATCGCTGCCAGATCGCGGATCGATCACCGTATGCGGCCCCGGCACCGGCCTGGGCGTCGCGCAGGTGTTCCGTCACAAGGGTGGCTACGACATCATCGCCACCGAGGGCGGGCATGTCGATTTCGCACCGCTCGATCCGATCGAGGACGCCTTCGTCAAGCGGCTGCGCAAGGAATATAATCGCGTCTCGACCGAGCGGATTGTCGCGGGTCCCGCGATCGTCGCGATCTACGAGACGCTGGCCGAGCTTGAAAAGCGCCCGGTGCCGCGGCTGGACGACAAGAAGATCTGGGAGTTGGCATTCGAGGGGCGGGACAGCCTGGCGGTCGCTGCGCTCGATCGCTTCTGCCTCAGCCTCGGCGCCGTCGCCGGCGACCTGGCGCTGACCCATGGCCCTACCGGCGTGGTGATCGCGGGCGGTCTGGGCTTGCGTCTCAAGGACCATTTGCTGCAATCGGGCTTTGGCGAGCGCTTCGTTGCCAAGGGCCGGTTCCGGAACCTGATGGCGTCGATCCCCGTCAAGCTGATCACGCATCCGCAGCCGGGCCTGTATGGCGCCGCCGCGGCCTTCGCCCAGGAGCACGCACTGTGA
- a CDS encoding MarR family transcriptional regulator, producing the protein MPDQSLSSWKDTLIDYVRSGEPDLTNRQMALLMLVYLDPGPHTVRGLARALNVSKPVVTRALNRLGTLGYLRRQRDDTDKRNIFVARTAEGAEFLAEFGHFLAGDTLGQPVARRANA; encoded by the coding sequence ATGCCGGACCAATCGCTATCGTCCTGGAAGGACACCCTGATCGATTATGTGCGTTCGGGCGAACCCGATCTCACCAACCGACAGATGGCGCTGCTGATGCTTGTCTATCTGGATCCGGGGCCGCATACGGTCCGCGGGCTGGCGCGGGCATTGAACGTCTCGAAGCCTGTCGTCACACGCGCCTTGAATCGCCTGGGCACGCTCGGCTATCTGCGCCGCCAGCGCGACGACACCGACAAACGCAACATCTTCGTTGCGCGCACCGCGGAAGGGGCAGAGTTTCTTGCAGAGTTCGGGCATTTCCTCGCTGGCGACACCCTCGGCCAGCCAGTCGCCCGCAGGGCCAACGCGTAA
- the zwf gene encoding glucose-6-phosphate dehydrogenase — MMHQPVGKLLLFGATGDLAQRMLLPSLYALHADGLLPPGLTITGTARSEKDDQSYREFARTALEEFLPADRKDDSAVGSFLERLSYQPLDASDLSGFTALAEKVGDISGGLAIFLSTAPWLFGPTIEGLKSAGLAGDNVRISLEKPLGKDLQSSREINDLVAGVFPEERTFRIDHYLGKETVQNILALRFGNSLFEPVWNAQGIESVQITISETVGLEGRAGFYDETGALRDMVQNHMLQLVALIAMEPPARFDGTAIRDEKVKVFRSLRKISAQEAPQLTVTGQYGGGAVKGEIVRDYASDLEKPSNTETFVAIKAHIDNWRWHGVPFYLRTGKRLAERRSEIVIQFKPVPHSIFADRGGALQPNTLVIRLQPEEYVRLLVMAKQPGLDREGVRLREVPLNLSLENEFAGTRRRIAYERLLLDLIEGDPTLFVRRDEVEAQWEWIDAIRAGWEANDIKPKPYASGSWGPSASVALTERDGVTWNE, encoded by the coding sequence ATGATGCACCAACCCGTGGGCAAATTGCTGTTGTTCGGAGCCACTGGCGATCTTGCGCAGCGCATGCTGCTGCCGTCGCTCTACGCTCTGCATGCCGACGGATTGCTGCCGCCTGGACTGACGATCACTGGCACGGCGCGTTCCGAAAAGGACGACCAATCGTATCGCGAATTCGCCCGCACCGCGCTCGAAGAATTCCTGCCCGCCGACCGCAAGGATGACAGCGCTGTCGGGAGCTTTCTCGAACGCCTCTCCTATCAGCCGCTCGACGCCTCGGACCTCAGCGGCTTCACGGCGCTGGCCGAGAAGGTCGGCGACATTTCGGGCGGGCTGGCGATTTTCCTGTCGACTGCGCCCTGGCTGTTCGGCCCGACCATCGAGGGGCTAAAGAGCGCGGGCCTCGCCGGCGACAATGTCCGGATCAGCCTGGAAAAGCCGCTGGGCAAGGACCTGCAATCGAGCCGCGAGATCAACGATCTCGTCGCAGGCGTCTTCCCCGAGGAGCGGACCTTCCGGATCGATCACTATCTCGGCAAGGAGACGGTGCAGAACATCCTCGCGCTGCGCTTCGGCAATTCGCTGTTCGAGCCCGTGTGGAACGCACAGGGGATCGAGAGCGTCCAGATCACCATCTCCGAGACGGTCGGGCTGGAGGGGCGCGCGGGCTTTTACGACGAGACCGGCGCGCTGCGCGACATGGTCCAGAACCATATGCTCCAGCTGGTCGCGCTGATCGCGATGGAGCCCCCTGCCCGCTTCGACGGCACGGCGATCCGCGACGAGAAGGTCAAGGTATTCCGCTCGCTGCGCAAGATCAGCGCGCAGGAAGCCCCGCAACTCACTGTCACCGGCCAATATGGCGGCGGCGCCGTGAAGGGCGAGATCGTCCGCGATTATGCCAGCGATCTCGAAAAGCCTTCGAACACCGAGACCTTCGTCGCGATCAAGGCGCATATCGACAATTGGCGCTGGCACGGCGTGCCCTTCTACCTGCGCACCGGCAAGCGCCTCGCCGAGCGGCGCTCCGAGATCGTCATCCAGTTCAAGCCGGTGCCGCACTCGATCTTCGCCGATCGCGGCGGCGCGCTTCAGCCCAACACGCTGGTGATCCGGCTCCAGCCCGAGGAATATGTCCGCTTGCTGGTGATGGCCAAGCAGCCCGGGCTCGACCGCGAGGGCGTGCGGCTGCGTGAAGTGCCGCTGAACCTCAGCCTCGAGAATGAATTCGCCGGCACGCGCCGTCGCATCGCCTATGAACGGCTGCTGCTCGACTTGATCGAAGGCGATCCCACGCTGTTCGTCCGCCGCGACGAAGTCGAGGCGCAGTGGGAGTGGATCGATGCGATCCGCGCCGGCTGGGAAGCCAATGACATCAAGCCCAAGCCCTATGCCTCGGGCAGCTGGGGCCCGTCCGCCTCGGTCGCGCTCACCGAGCGTGACGGGGTTACGTGGAACGAATAA
- the mltG gene encoding endolytic transglycosylase MltG, translating to MLLVLLLAVAAGFGVLQLWAGSGPSRANMTVLIPEGASLSRAATELEKAGAIRSAGQFLLLSKVLGGGKSIKAGEYRVPAGLSQSDLLKMLQGGQTLQRFVRVPEGTPSILVYETLMKAPQLGGPVSVPAEGSVLPDSYAYNRGDTRQGVLARMQKAMDVYLAKAWEKRKPGIAVSTPQEALVLASIVEKETGKPEERRTVAAVYSNRLRVGMMLQADPTIIYPITKGKPLGRRILQSELRAKTAYNTYAMTGLPAGPIANPGKESIDAVLDPAQSSALYFVADGTGGHVFADTLEQHNANVQKWYALRRARGEM from the coding sequence ATCTTGCTTGTGCTGCTGCTGGCAGTGGCGGCGGGGTTCGGCGTGCTCCAGCTCTGGGCTGGCAGCGGGCCTTCGCGGGCCAACATGACCGTGCTGATCCCCGAAGGCGCCAGCCTCAGCCGCGCGGCGACCGAATTGGAGAAAGCCGGTGCGATCCGCTCGGCGGGGCAGTTCCTGCTGCTCTCGAAGGTACTGGGCGGCGGCAAGTCGATCAAGGCAGGCGAATATCGCGTGCCGGCCGGGCTCAGCCAGTCGGACCTGCTCAAGATGCTGCAGGGCGGACAGACGCTCCAGCGCTTCGTGCGGGTGCCCGAAGGCACGCCGTCGATCCTCGTCTACGAGACGCTGATGAAGGCGCCGCAACTGGGCGGTCCGGTTAGCGTGCCGGCCGAGGGATCGGTTCTGCCGGACAGCTATGCCTATAATCGCGGCGATACCCGCCAGGGCGTGCTCGCGCGCATGCAAAAGGCGATGGACGTTTATCTCGCCAAGGCGTGGGAGAAGCGCAAGCCGGGCATCGCAGTCAGCACGCCGCAGGAGGCGCTGGTCCTTGCCTCAATCGTCGAGAAGGAGACCGGCAAGCCCGAGGAGCGGCGGACCGTCGCGGCAGTCTATTCGAACCGGCTGCGCGTCGGCATGATGCTTCAAGCCGATCCGACGATCATCTACCCGATCACCAAGGGCAAGCCGCTGGGCCGCCGCATCCTCCAGTCGGAGCTTCGCGCCAAGACTGCGTACAACACCTATGCGATGACCGGCCTGCCGGCAGGGCCGATCGCCAATCCGGGCAAGGAATCGATCGACGCGGTGCTCGATCCGGCGCAGTCGAGCGCGCTGTACTTCGTGGCGGACGGCACCGGCGGACATGTGTTCGCCGACACGCTCGAACAGCACAATGCCAATGTACAGAAATGGTATGCCCTGCGGCGGGCGCGCGGGGAAATGTGA
- the edd gene encoding phosphogluconate dehydratase — protein MSLHAEIAAVTDRVIERSKAGRAAYLDLIRRERESGADRPRLGCANLAHAYAGTDEQRDLMTPANRMNIGIVTSYNDMLSAHAVYYRYPEQMKIWALEAGATAQVAGGVPAMCDGVTQGYQGMELSLFSRDTIALSAGIALSHRVFEGAALLGICDKIVPGLLIGALRFGHLPMVMIPGGPMRSGLANKAKAAVREAYAEGKVGREELLEAEIAAYHSKGTCTFYGTANSNQMMMEAMGLHVPGAAFANPGTKLRQELTREAVRRLVEIGWNGDDYRPVGQVVDEKAIVNAAIVLLATGGSTNHLIHVPAFARAAGILIDWDDFDRLSRTVPLLTRVYPNGSADVNGFEDAGGPSFVIRELLKGGLMHGDTLTIAKDGMAAYGRKPGIEDEALVWHDHPAQSGDDTIVRTIEAPFSLEGGFRILKGNLGRACIKVSAVERDRWTIEAPCRVFADQSEVQTAFKAGELDRDIVVVVRFQGPRANGMPELHKLTPPLGVLQNRGFRVALVTDGRMSGASGKVPCAIHLSPEALGGGPIGKLRDGDIVRVCAEEGVLQALVDPAEWDAREQCVAPPPAIGTGRELFAMMRHYASEAEMGGSAMLAEAGL, from the coding sequence ATGAGTCTCCACGCAGAAATCGCCGCGGTCACCGATCGCGTGATCGAGCGCTCGAAGGCAGGCCGCGCGGCCTATCTCGACTTGATCCGCCGCGAGCGCGAAAGCGGCGCGGACCGACCGCGGCTGGGCTGCGCCAATCTCGCGCACGCCTATGCCGGCACCGACGAGCAGCGCGACCTGATGACCCCGGCGAACCGGATGAACATCGGCATCGTCACCTCGTACAACGACATGCTCTCGGCCCACGCAGTCTATTACCGCTATCCCGAGCAGATGAAGATCTGGGCACTCGAAGCCGGCGCCACCGCGCAGGTCGCGGGCGGCGTGCCCGCGATGTGCGACGGGGTGACGCAGGGCTATCAGGGCATGGAGCTGTCGCTGTTCAGCCGCGACACGATCGCCCTGTCGGCCGGCATCGCCCTCTCGCACCGCGTGTTCGAAGGTGCGGCCCTGCTCGGCATCTGCGACAAGATCGTGCCCGGCCTGCTGATCGGCGCGTTGCGCTTCGGCCATCTGCCGATGGTGATGATCCCCGGCGGCCCGATGCGCTCGGGCCTCGCCAACAAGGCGAAGGCCGCGGTGCGCGAGGCCTATGCCGAGGGCAAGGTCGGCCGTGAGGAACTGCTGGAGGCGGAGATAGCCGCCTATCACTCGAAGGGCACCTGCACCTTCTACGGCACCGCCAACTCGAACCAGATGATGATGGAAGCGATGGGCCTCCATGTCCCCGGCGCCGCCTTCGCCAATCCCGGCACCAAGCTGCGCCAGGAACTGACGCGCGAAGCCGTACGCCGGCTGGTCGAGATCGGCTGGAACGGCGACGATTATCGCCCGGTCGGCCAGGTCGTCGACGAGAAGGCGATCGTGAACGCCGCGATCGTGCTGCTCGCCACCGGCGGCTCGACCAACCACCTGATCCACGTCCCCGCTTTTGCCCGCGCGGCTGGGATCCTGATCGACTGGGACGATTTCGACCGGCTCTCGCGCACCGTGCCGTTGTTGACACGGGTCTATCCCAACGGCTCGGCCGACGTGAACGGCTTCGAGGATGCCGGCGGGCCGAGCTTCGTGATTCGCGAACTGCTCAAGGGCGGGCTGATGCACGGCGACACGCTGACCATCGCGAAGGACGGTATGGCTGCGTATGGCCGCAAACCGGGGATCGAGGACGAGGCGCTCGTCTGGCACGATCATCCCGCCCAGAGTGGTGACGACACGATCGTTCGCACGATCGAAGCACCCTTCTCGCTCGAAGGCGGCTTCCGCATTCTCAAGGGCAATCTCGGGCGCGCGTGCATCAAGGTCTCGGCCGTCGAGCGCGACCGCTGGACGATCGAGGCCCCCTGCCGCGTCTTCGCCGACCAGAGCGAGGTCCAGACCGCATTCAAGGCCGGCGAGCTCGACCGCGACATCGTCGTCGTCGTCCGCTTCCAAGGCCCTCGCGCCAACGGCATGCCCGAACTGCACAAGCTCACCCCGCCGCTGGGCGTACTCCAGAATCGCGGGTTTCGAGTCGCCTTGGTCACGGACGGGCGCATGTCGGGTGCGAGCGGCAAGGTCCCGTGCGCGATCCACTTGTCGCCCGAGGCATTGGGCGGCGGGCCGATCGGCAAGCTGCGCGACGGCGATATCGTCCGCGTTTGCGCCGAAGAAGGCGTGCTCCAGGCCCTGGTCGATCCCGCCGAGTGGGACGCACGCGAGCAATGCGTGGCGCCGCCGCCGGCCATCGGCACGGGCCGCGAGCTGTTCGCGATGATGCGCCATTATGCCAGCGAAGCCGAAATGGGCGGCTCGGCGATGCTCGCAGAGGCCGGGCTCTAG